A window from Fragaria vesca subsp. vesca linkage group LG5, FraVesHawaii_1.0, whole genome shotgun sequence encodes these proteins:
- the LOC101291926 gene encoding probable receptor-like protein kinase At1g67000-like, producing MAAEKAEDVAITEAARRGRYINKRTKGRRRHLQRERSEFCSGCCSARIPGNSWMAPITLFISFLLTNLAVLHSAEEQRINKSCPPYFCNDVIGNISFPFRYEEQSRECGLYPVDCSEGFPRIQLKEGGYWHEFTSISESNNISMIINKELKQRLESIPCDDESFEDLSLPSPTPISNVSTTHNLTLFKCSNTTFSTDFKLACSSTSNPYNYYTSSMYVPSPPPDCSAVWLPRLPGWNISNQPHPILTANFTLQVTVSEQCYECYSRGGLCQAYGGEFTCSPTPKAGGVVGLLVLVLVVALCCLMRKLSTSRSIFFWKKKNQSRKNLEAFLSNYGPLQANRYSYLDVKKMTNSFEEKLGQGGYGDVYKGKLKGGSLVAVKVLNRSKGNGEDFIAEVAAISRTSHVNIVSLLGFCFEGSKRALIYEFMPNGSLEKFIFDANNPQKDHHLGWEALEQISFGIARGLEYLHRGCNTRILHFDIKPHNILLDENFSPKISDFGLAKICDRKESIVSMLYARGTAGYIAPEVFCRSFGGVSHKSDVYSYGMMLSEMAGGRRNINVEAEKTSEIYFPHWIYKRLDLDEELGLHGIKSEEDKARARKLIIVSLWCIQTDPSNRPAMKEVIEMLEGSVESLKIPPKPYLSSPAKSPAVADSSSTLVSIH from the exons ATGGCAGCGGAGAAGGCTGAAGACGTAGCGATTACAGAGGCAGCTCGGCGTGGCCGTTACATCAACAAGAGGACGAAAGGCCGTCGCCGTCACCTTCAACGAGAAAGGTCTGAG TTTTGTAGTGGTTGTTGTTCAGCTCGGATTCCTGGGAACTCCTGGATGGCTCCAATCACTTTGTTTATTTCATTTCTTCTCACTAATCTTGCTGTTCTTCACTCTGCTGAAGAACAGAGAATCAACAAAAGTTGTCCGCCTTACTTCTGTAATGATGTAATAGGCAACATCTCTTTCCCCTTCAGATATGAGGAACAATCTCGTGAATGCGGATTGTATCCTGTTGATTGCTCTGAAGGCTTTCCGAGGATCCAACTCAAAGAGGGAGGATATTGGCATGAATTTACAAGCATCTCTGAGTCGAATAATATTTCGATGATCATCAACAAAGAGCTTAAGCAGCGCTTAGAAAGTATTCCTTGCGATGATGAAAGCTTCGAGGATTTAAGTCTTCCCAGCCCGACTCCAATATCTAATGTATCCACTACACACAACCTGACCCTGTTTAAATGCAGCAACACAACTTTTTCAACGGATTTCAAACTCGCCTGCAGCAGTACTTCCAATCCTTACAATTATTATACTTCTTCCATGTACGTACCAAGTCCTCCGCCAGACTGTTCAGCTGTTTGGCTACCCCGTCTCCCGGGTTGGAATATTTCGAATCAACCTCACCCTATCCTCACTGCTAACTTCACCCTGCAAGTGACAGTATCCGAACAATGTTATGAATGCTATTCTAGAGGAGGTTTATGCCAGGCATACGGCGGAGAATTTACTTGTTCACCTACACCAAAAG CCGGTGGAGTAGTTGGTCTCCTGGTCCTAGTACTGGTTGTGGCACTTTGCTGCTTGATGAGAAAGTTATCAACTTCTAGATCTATTTTCTTTTGGAAGAAGAAAAACCAAAGTCGTAAAAATCTGGAGGCCTTTCTATCAAACTATGGGCCACTTCAAGCTAACAGATACAGCTATTTGGATGTTAAGAAGATGACCAATTCGTTCGAAGAAAAATTAGGACAGGGGGGTTATGGCGATGTCTATAAAGGAAAATTAAAGGGCGGCTCTCTGGTAGCAGTAAAGGTCTTAAACAGATCAAAGGGTAATGGAGAGGACTTTATCGCTGAAGTTGCAGCCATCAGTAGAACTTCCCATGTCAACATTGTCAGCTTGTTGGGGTTTTGTTTTGAGGGTTCAAAAAGAGCACTCATTTATGAGTTCATGCCTAATGGATCTCTGGAGAAGTTCATATTTGATGCAAATAACCCACAAAAGGATCATCACTTGGGATGGGAAGCACTGGAACAAATTTCATTTGGCATTGCTCGAGGCCTAGAGTACTTGCACCGTGGCTGCAACACAAGAATTTTGCATTTTGACATCAAGCCTCATAACATTCTTCTTGATGAGAACTTCTCGCCAAAGATCTCTGATTTTGGCCTTGCCAAAATATGTGACAGGAAAGAGAGTATTGTATCAATGTTGTATGCAAGAGGTACGGCTGGATACATCGCTCCAGAGGTGTTCTGTAGAAGTTTTGGAGGGGTCTCACACAAATCGGATGTGTACAGCTACGGAATGATGCTTTCAGAGATGGCTGGGGGAAGAAGGAACATCAATGTTGAAGCTGAAAAGACTAGTGAGATATACTTTCCACACTGGATTTACAAGCGCCTTGACCTGGACGAGGAGCTTGGCCTGCATGGTATCAAAAGTGAGGAAGACAAAGCCAGAGCAAGAAAGTTGATAATAGTAAGCTTGTGGTGCATACAGACTGATCCCTCAAACCGACCAGCGATGAAAGAAGTGATAGAAATGCTGGAAGGGAGTGTGGAGTCCTTGAAGATACCACCCAAGCCCTACTTGTCTTCTCCTGCAAAATCTCCTGCAGTGGCAGATTCT